The proteins below come from a single Candidatus Babeliales bacterium genomic window:
- a CDS encoding prepilin-type N-terminal cleavage/methylation domain-containing protein, producing the protein MKKYMDRALGFTLIELMMVIAILALLAMIAVPTGMRFLAKSKRAEAYVNLHSIYAAQKAYFAEHGKYSDVLNGSGGVGWQPEGYAGGGANEKFYYTYGISSGHEGQNYFTGKLGAQATFLGQGFVSDKEFLILAAADIDGDGRLDILSVDHNNNIVVVQDDIEQ; encoded by the coding sequence GTGAAGAAATACATGGATAGGGCGTTAGGATTTACTTTGATTGAGTTGATGATGGTTATTGCGATTCTTGCGCTTCTTGCAATGATTGCAGTACCAACGGGTATGCGGTTTTTGGCAAAATCAAAACGAGCAGAGGCGTATGTGAACTTACATTCGATCTATGCAGCGCAAAAAGCATATTTTGCTGAACATGGTAAATATTCTGATGTGTTGAATGGAAGCGGAGGAGTTGGATGGCAGCCAGAGGGATACGCTGGCGGTGGTGCAAATGAGAAATTTTATTACACCTACGGCATATCTTCAGGACATGAAGGGCAGAACTATTTTACTGGTAAATTAGGAGCTCAAGCGACATTCCTTGGACAAGGGTTTGTAAGCGATAAAGAGTTTCTAATTCTTGCAGCAGCTGATATTGATGGTGATGGAAGATTGGATATCCTCTCGGTAGATCATAACAATAACATTGTTGTTGTGCAGGATGACATAGAACAATAA
- a CDS encoding prepilin peptidase, which produces MMLFPFFVCWGSFLNVVAYRLLHNENIVWPRSACPHCKTEIAWYDLIPVISWLMLRGKCRTCHQPISILYPLIELFTGVLFTAAYILISHQFLIAYYIFFSALIVTIRSDLETMLISRFVTLFLIPLGLLFSFFNALPISTLDSLLGALFGYLSLYIVAQIFWWCTKKEGIGEGDFELLAFIGSFTGLYGCWMSLTIGSIIGSILGLLYMIITKSDRSLKIPFGPFLALGAITSVLLQTSLASSIWHLY; this is translated from the coding sequence ATGATGCTTTTCCCCTTCTTTGTATGTTGGGGGTCATTTTTAAATGTCGTTGCATATCGCTTACTGCATAATGAAAATATAGTGTGGCCACGATCTGCCTGTCCGCACTGTAAAACAGAAATTGCATGGTATGATCTTATTCCCGTTATCTCATGGCTTATGCTACGAGGAAAATGTCGTACGTGCCATCAACCAATTTCTATTCTATACCCACTCATTGAGCTGTTTACCGGTGTATTGTTTACCGCAGCATATATACTCATCTCACACCAATTTTTAATCGCATATTATATTTTTTTCTCTGCTTTGATAGTCACGATCCGCTCTGACTTAGAAACGATGCTTATATCCCGTTTCGTCACCCTATTTTTAATCCCGCTTGGTCTACTATTTAGCTTTTTTAATGCACTACCTATATCTACCTTAGATAGCCTACTGGGCGCTCTTTTTGGTTACCTATCCCTCTACATCGTTGCACAAATATTTTGGTGGTGTACAAAGAAAGAAGGAATCGGGGAAGGAGATTTTGAACTATTAGCATTCATCGGTTCATTTACCGGTCTTTATGGATGCTGGATGAGCCTAACAATAGGCTCAATCATCGGATCAATTCTCGGATTGCTCTACATGATTATAACCAAAAGCGATAGATCTCTAAAAATACCCTTCGGTCCTTTTCTCGCGCTAGGGGCGATCACCTCTGTCCTATTGCAAACATCGCTCGCATCATCGATATGGCACCTCTATTAA
- a CDS encoding L-threonylcarbamoyladenylate synthase — MKSIDKKYLHWFQEGTLDKLRQELSASAAVVTSTDTVLGLLAPISQQGYLALNQIKQRSEKPYLILIGSKDKIAHFVDMPLAGDVQRLIDSCWPGPLTLLFKARPDAPDYVKGLQGTIALRLPQHAGLLSLLALYDGLFSTSANSAGGAVPTNAAGLEQSIVGAVPYVVTDISDDKGDQPSTILDCTGPMIRLVRQGAYPVSMLEQKYGITIFR; from the coding sequence GTGAAAAGTATAGACAAAAAATATCTACATTGGTTTCAAGAAGGAACATTAGATAAATTGCGACAAGAGTTGTCGGCTAGTGCGGCGGTGGTTACTTCGACTGATACGGTATTGGGGTTGTTAGCCCCGATTTCTCAGCAAGGCTACTTGGCGTTAAATCAGATTAAGCAACGGTCAGAAAAGCCCTATTTAATATTGATTGGTTCTAAAGATAAAATAGCGCATTTTGTGGATATGCCGCTGGCAGGTGATGTACAAAGGCTTATTGATAGTTGCTGGCCTGGGCCGCTTACCTTGTTGTTTAAAGCAAGGCCAGATGCGCCAGATTATGTTAAGGGGCTGCAAGGGACGATTGCACTGCGCCTTCCTCAGCATGCGGGGCTCTTGTCGTTGCTGGCCCTGTATGACGGCCTGTTTTCCACGAGCGCCAATAGCGCCGGAGGGGCAGTACCGACTAACGCCGCAGGCCTCGAGCAGAGTATTGTGGGGGCAGTGCCATATGTGGTCACAGATATTTCAGATGATAAGGGGGATCAGCCTTCAACTATTTTGGATTGCACCGGTCCAATGATACGTTTAGTGCGTCAAGGTGCCTATCCAGTTTCGATGCTTGAACAAAAATACGGCATAACAATTTTTCGATAA